A single window of Archangium gephyra DNA harbors:
- a CDS encoding TatD family hydrolase has product MRLVDSHCHFDRADSAYVNAALERARAAGLVHAVIVGQFQGPGDWGIALEVAAAHPEFLTATLGIHPHEAARATEADFEHLERTCARPEIHAVGEAGLDYYYEHSARDVQREVFRRQCALAKRLGKPLVVHVRESTKGGDAHPECEAILKEEGMSRGVIHCFTGDTEAARRYLDLGFLLSLSGVVTYKKTEALQDAVRFAPLERLMVETDSPYLAPIPYRGKKNEPSYVIETAKKVAELKGVTLERVAEVTTANAAALFGFTV; this is encoded by the coding sequence ATGAGGCTCGTTGATTCCCACTGCCACTTCGATCGTGCCGACTCCGCGTACGTGAACGCCGCGCTGGAGCGCGCCCGTGCCGCTGGACTGGTGCATGCCGTCATCGTCGGCCAGTTCCAGGGCCCGGGAGACTGGGGCATTGCCCTGGAGGTCGCCGCCGCGCATCCGGAGTTCCTCACGGCCACGCTCGGCATCCATCCGCACGAGGCGGCTCGCGCCACCGAGGCGGACTTCGAGCACCTGGAGCGCACCTGCGCGCGCCCGGAGATCCACGCGGTGGGCGAGGCGGGGCTGGACTACTACTACGAGCACTCCGCGCGGGACGTGCAGCGAGAGGTGTTCCGGCGGCAGTGCGCGTTGGCGAAGCGCCTGGGCAAGCCGCTCGTGGTGCACGTGCGCGAGTCGACGAAGGGCGGGGACGCGCATCCCGAGTGCGAGGCCATCCTGAAGGAGGAGGGCATGAGCCGGGGCGTCATCCACTGCTTCACGGGGGACACCGAGGCGGCCCGGCGCTACCTGGACCTGGGCTTCCTGCTGTCGCTGTCGGGAGTGGTCACCTACAAGAAGACCGAGGCGTTGCAGGACGCGGTGCGCTTCGCGCCGCTGGAGCGGCTGATGGTGGAGACGGACAGCCCGTACCTGGCGCCCATTCCGTATCGCGGCAAGAAGAACGAGCCCTCGTACGTCATCGAGACGGCGAAGAAGGTCGCCGAGCTGAAGGGCGTGACGCTCGAGCGCGTGGCCGAGGTGACCACGGCCAACGCGGCGGCGTTGTTCGGCTTCACGGTGTGA
- a CDS encoding 3'-5' exoribonuclease YhaM family protein, with amino-acid sequence MTTDNPSDNSPTSSPTDADASVEQVRKVYAKDLREKDPVNTVFRVTKKERVTARSGKVFLSVVLVDKSGEIDARVFDKVEALEPTFSTGDYVLVRGNVIGFHGKSQVVIEALEKLDPEPLDPKEFEPPAREEQPAAPKAAAPTPAREEQPAAPKAAPAREEHAAPKPGGDGHGGARAVGQIRELIAERVNDPNVKALLLAFLDDPQIAAGLPHAPAAKGIHHAYRGGLADHLLSVMRLTLRVADHYPMADRDLLLAGAFLHDVMKVAEISPDKGFEYTDEGKLVGHLVMTAQKIREKTLAIPHFPPLLEQHLTHLVLAHHGRLEYGSPKLPMTIEAHIVHALDSLDSRIASWVEAMQRDPNDRWTENLKLYDRQLWKGPVPTSRGRAPVEGGGRRKNKDGKKPKERPERAPGATAGEGQQAPHAERTERPERQEKQREPRPPREPRPPREQREPREQREPREQREPREAREPREAKPPRERVDVPKELTFKPFSVLTAPKTEPADKSGGEGSDTEG; translated from the coding sequence ATGACGACCGATAACCCGTCCGACAATTCCCCCACTTCCTCTCCCACCGACGCCGATGCCTCCGTGGAGCAGGTGCGCAAGGTGTATGCGAAGGACCTGCGCGAGAAGGATCCCGTCAACACCGTCTTCCGCGTCACGAAGAAGGAGCGCGTGACCGCGCGCAGCGGCAAGGTGTTCCTCTCCGTGGTGCTCGTCGACAAGAGCGGGGAGATCGACGCCCGCGTCTTCGACAAGGTCGAGGCACTCGAGCCCACCTTCTCCACCGGTGACTACGTGCTCGTGCGTGGCAACGTCATCGGTTTCCACGGCAAGTCGCAGGTGGTCATCGAGGCCCTCGAGAAGCTGGACCCCGAGCCGCTCGATCCCAAGGAGTTCGAGCCGCCCGCCCGTGAGGAGCAGCCCGCTGCCCCCAAGGCCGCCGCCCCCACCCCCGCCCGCGAGGAGCAGCCCGCCGCGCCCAAGGCCGCCCCCGCCCGTGAGGAGCATGCCGCGCCCAAGCCGGGCGGAGATGGCCACGGTGGCGCCCGCGCCGTGGGGCAGATTCGCGAGCTCATCGCCGAGCGCGTGAACGATCCGAACGTGAAGGCACTGCTGCTGGCCTTCCTGGATGACCCGCAGATCGCCGCGGGACTGCCGCACGCGCCGGCCGCCAAGGGCATCCACCACGCCTACCGTGGCGGCCTCGCCGACCACCTGCTGTCGGTCATGCGGCTCACCCTCCGCGTGGCGGACCACTACCCCATGGCGGACAGGGATCTGCTGCTCGCCGGCGCCTTCCTCCACGACGTGATGAAGGTGGCGGAGATCTCCCCGGACAAGGGCTTCGAGTACACCGACGAGGGCAAGCTGGTGGGCCACCTCGTCATGACGGCGCAGAAGATCCGCGAGAAGACGCTCGCGATTCCCCACTTCCCGCCGCTGCTGGAGCAGCACCTCACCCACCTCGTGCTCGCGCACCACGGGCGGCTGGAGTACGGCTCGCCCAAGCTGCCGATGACCATCGAGGCGCACATCGTCCACGCGCTCGACTCGCTGGACTCGCGCATCGCCTCGTGGGTGGAGGCCATGCAGCGCGACCCCAACGATCGGTGGACGGAGAACCTCAAGCTCTACGACCGCCAGCTGTGGAAGGGCCCCGTGCCCACGTCCCGGGGCCGGGCGCCGGTGGAGGGGGGTGGCCGCAGGAAGAACAAGGACGGCAAGAAGCCCAAGGAGCGGCCGGAGAGGGCCCCGGGCGCCACCGCGGGCGAGGGGCAGCAGGCTCCGCACGCCGAGCGTACCGAGAGGCCCGAGCGGCAGGAGAAGCAGCGCGAGCCCCGGCCGCCGCGCGAGCCCCGGCCGCCGCGTGAGCAGCGGGAGCCGCGTGAGCAGCGGGAGCCTCGCGAGCAGCGGGAGCCTCGGGAGGCGCGCGAGCCGCGTGAGGCCAAGCCGCCGCGCGAGCGGGTGGACGTTCCCAAGGAGCTGACGTTCAAGCCGTTCAGCGTGCTGACGGCGCCGAAGACGGAGCCCGCCGACAAGTCCGGTGGGGAGGGCTCGGACACGGAAGGCTGA
- the metG gene encoding methionine--tRNA ligase, whose product MAERILVTSALPYANGPIHIGHAVEYVQTDIFVRFLRSCGKDVVYFCADDTHGTPIEINAAKQGLKPEDFVARWYDSHQADFRDLGVSVDYFHSTNSPENKHYAEFIYGKLKEQGDIEKREIEQAYCETDKRFLPDRFIKGTCPNCKAPDQYGDACEKCGKAYAPTDLIEPRCALCGTPPVRRKSSHLFFKLSRHADFLQETLRKPGFLHPGLATQLQGFFEQGLADWDISRDGPYFGFAIPGETDKYFYVWLDAPIGYIATTEKWAKTTGKAKDALDYWAEGSDARIIHFIGKDIVYFHALFWPAVLKEAGLKRPESVKVHGHLTVNGEKMSKSRGTLIPVRSYLEHLDPSYLRYFYAAMLGAGVEDLDLSLKDFRLRVNGELVNNIGNLANRSLSMLAGGVLEKRLAPATKEGPGKALVEAALARVPEVREAFEKLEFRTAIRVITEISQSANGFLQTAAPWAKVKTDPEAARADLSDAAEVAYLLGALLTPVIPRVTEKLFAQLNAPPLTFEALATARYPLLDRSRPVGTPEPLLPRLEEERVNAILGGQPAPAAEPAKEEKKGKGDKGEKKAAEPKPAEAKAAAPAAEAAPGEIEIGDFGKVVLKVGKVLAAERVPKADKLLKLTVDLGEGQPRTICSGIAEAFQPEQVQGRNVVVVANLKPRMLRGIESRGMILTAGPGGKDLSLLDPGDMPPGSEVK is encoded by the coding sequence ATGGCGGAGAGAATCCTCGTCACCAGCGCGCTGCCGTATGCCAACGGCCCCATCCACATCGGTCATGCCGTCGAGTACGTCCAGACCGACATCTTCGTGCGCTTCCTGCGCTCCTGCGGCAAGGACGTCGTCTACTTCTGCGCCGACGACACCCACGGCACGCCCATCGAGATCAACGCCGCGAAGCAGGGTCTCAAGCCCGAGGACTTCGTCGCCCGCTGGTACGACTCGCACCAGGCGGACTTCCGCGACCTCGGCGTCAGCGTCGACTACTTCCACTCGACCAACTCGCCCGAGAACAAGCACTACGCCGAGTTCATCTACGGCAAGTTGAAGGAGCAGGGCGACATCGAGAAGCGCGAGATCGAGCAGGCCTACTGCGAGACGGACAAGCGCTTCCTGCCGGACCGCTTCATCAAGGGCACCTGTCCCAACTGCAAGGCGCCCGACCAGTACGGTGACGCCTGTGAGAAGTGCGGCAAGGCCTACGCCCCCACGGACCTCATCGAGCCCCGGTGCGCTCTGTGTGGCACCCCGCCGGTGCGCCGCAAGTCCTCGCACCTGTTCTTCAAGCTGTCGCGCCACGCGGACTTCTTGCAGGAGACGCTGCGCAAGCCCGGGTTCCTCCACCCGGGTCTCGCCACCCAGCTCCAGGGCTTCTTCGAGCAGGGGCTGGCGGACTGGGACATCAGCCGCGATGGTCCCTACTTCGGCTTCGCCATCCCGGGAGAGACGGACAAGTACTTCTACGTCTGGCTGGACGCCCCCATCGGGTACATCGCCACCACGGAGAAGTGGGCGAAGACGACGGGCAAGGCCAAGGACGCCCTGGACTACTGGGCCGAGGGCAGTGACGCCCGCATCATCCACTTCATCGGCAAGGACATCGTCTACTTCCACGCGCTCTTCTGGCCCGCCGTGCTCAAGGAGGCCGGACTCAAGCGGCCCGAGAGCGTGAAGGTGCACGGCCACCTCACGGTCAACGGCGAGAAGATGAGCAAGAGCCGCGGCACGCTCATCCCCGTGCGCTCCTACCTGGAGCACCTGGACCCGAGCTACCTGCGCTACTTCTACGCGGCCATGCTGGGCGCTGGAGTCGAGGACCTCGACCTGAGCCTCAAGGACTTCCGCCTGCGGGTGAATGGCGAGCTGGTGAACAACATCGGCAACCTGGCCAACCGCAGCCTGTCCATGCTGGCGGGCGGGGTGCTGGAGAAGCGTCTGGCTCCCGCCACGAAGGAGGGCCCTGGCAAGGCGCTGGTGGAGGCCGCGCTCGCTCGCGTCCCCGAGGTGCGCGAGGCGTTCGAGAAGCTCGAGTTCCGCACCGCCATCCGCGTCATCACGGAGATCTCCCAGTCGGCGAACGGCTTCCTCCAGACCGCGGCCCCGTGGGCCAAGGTGAAGACGGACCCCGAGGCCGCTCGCGCCGACCTGAGCGATGCCGCCGAGGTGGCCTACCTGCTGGGCGCGCTGCTCACGCCGGTGATTCCGCGCGTGACGGAGAAGCTGTTCGCGCAGCTCAACGCGCCGCCGCTCACCTTCGAGGCGCTCGCCACCGCGCGCTACCCGCTGCTCGACCGCAGCCGGCCCGTGGGCACCCCCGAGCCGCTCCTGCCGCGTCTGGAGGAGGAGCGCGTCAACGCCATCCTCGGCGGCCAGCCCGCTCCCGCCGCCGAGCCGGCCAAGGAGGAGAAGAAGGGCAAGGGGGACAAGGGCGAGAAGAAGGCCGCGGAGCCCAAGCCCGCCGAGGCCAAGGCCGCCGCGCCCGCCGCCGAGGCCGCGCCGGGAGAGATCGAGATCGGTGACTTCGGCAAGGTGGTGCTCAAGGTGGGCAAGGTGCTCGCCGCCGAGCGCGTGCCCAAGGCGGACAAGCTGCTGAAGCTCACGGTGGACCTGGGTGAGGGTCAGCCGCGCACCATCTGCTCCGGCATCGCGGAGGCCTTCCAGCCCGAGCAGGTGCAGGGCCGCAACGTGGTAGTGGTGGCCAACCTCAAGCCCCGCATGCTGCGGGGCATCGAATCGCGCGGGATGATCCTCACCGCTGGACCTGGCGGGAAGGACCTCTCCTTGCTGGATCCGGGGGACATGCCTCCCGGCTCCGAGGTGAAGTGA
- a CDS encoding HD domain-containing phosphohydrolase, which produces MAKKLGERLVEAGLVTSDSIQKALEHQKITGHRLGDCLVEIGLLQEAALLRFLAAEFQTRFVSAEKLAKARIPTEVLDKVPVRLAEAQNVLPLAIDPERQLLSVVAAEPQNKKLLDEIALVTGMTEVYAYVGLRSTIAAAIRKHYYGDTTAFASLEVVTAQIRADVSTMATAYESTAGMVPRPSIQLRLESDTRLRPQRPGTQGRNKTSSGDTFPGSRGTVSDKDYIETLSILVTMQERDRKHHRGHSAQLARQATVVARRLGMLPRDVAAVAIAGYLHDLGKPAERHFCLASNAVNPEWMADAKRYCRVPTKLFESVNLPVQVNTMLAQLYEAYDGSGTPQGAKGDDITLGARILAAVDSYLELTKNPANALGKLLTKEQALEHLREHSGKLYDPLVADIVMQVQTGELLRQRIINDGRQILIVEPEEGTRTDLLESSQKQGLVVHALSSLDGAYDALGYQDCDVLVVGLKFGMDEVLGLLQATRASPEHAGLPVVVLGDPDAGTRERLMMGGASAVLPPTQPDEAAKTIRTLYDDRIQHNGPARTVRGSLDELPAAQLLKLLGTGKKSGRLYLKQNAHEGYLHLEQGKLVYATVATQNGEQAMQTLLGFQQADFRYDPDSLLLDTPQMDKDLEVLAQQVAMRRPTMSMPAV; this is translated from the coding sequence ATGGCGAAGAAACTGGGCGAGCGCCTCGTCGAGGCGGGGCTCGTCACCTCGGATTCCATCCAGAAGGCGCTGGAGCACCAGAAGATCACCGGCCACCGGCTGGGGGACTGCCTGGTGGAGATTGGCCTGCTCCAGGAGGCGGCGCTGCTGCGCTTCCTGGCGGCCGAGTTCCAGACGCGCTTCGTCTCCGCGGAGAAGCTGGCCAAGGCCCGCATTCCCACGGAGGTGCTGGACAAGGTGCCGGTGCGGCTGGCGGAGGCGCAGAACGTGCTTCCGCTGGCGATCGACCCGGAGCGCCAGCTGCTCTCGGTGGTGGCGGCCGAGCCGCAGAACAAGAAGCTGCTGGACGAGATCGCCCTGGTGACGGGGATGACCGAGGTCTACGCGTACGTGGGCCTGCGCAGCACCATCGCCGCCGCCATCCGCAAGCACTACTACGGGGACACCACGGCCTTCGCCTCGCTGGAGGTAGTGACCGCTCAGATTCGAGCGGACGTGTCCACGATGGCCACCGCCTACGAGAGCACCGCGGGGATGGTGCCCAGGCCCAGCATCCAGCTGCGGCTCGAGTCGGACACCCGGCTGCGGCCACAGCGTCCGGGCACGCAGGGGCGGAACAAGACGTCCAGTGGCGACACCTTCCCGGGCTCACGCGGGACGGTGAGCGACAAGGACTACATCGAGACGCTGAGCATCCTGGTGACGATGCAGGAGCGGGACCGCAAGCACCACCGGGGGCACTCGGCGCAGCTGGCGCGGCAGGCCACGGTGGTGGCGCGACGGCTGGGAATGCTGCCCCGGGACGTGGCGGCGGTGGCCATCGCGGGCTACCTGCACGACCTGGGCAAACCGGCCGAGCGCCACTTCTGCCTGGCGAGCAACGCGGTGAACCCGGAGTGGATGGCCGATGCCAAGCGCTACTGCCGGGTGCCCACGAAGCTCTTCGAGTCGGTGAACCTGCCGGTGCAGGTGAACACCATGCTCGCGCAGCTCTACGAGGCCTATGACGGCTCGGGGACGCCGCAGGGAGCCAAGGGTGATGACATCACCCTGGGGGCGCGGATTCTCGCGGCGGTGGACAGCTACCTGGAGCTGACGAAGAACCCGGCCAACGCCCTCGGGAAGCTGCTGACGAAGGAGCAGGCGCTGGAGCACCTGCGGGAGCACTCGGGCAAGCTGTATGACCCGCTGGTGGCGGACATCGTCATGCAGGTACAGACGGGCGAGCTGCTGCGCCAACGCATCATCAACGACGGGCGGCAGATCCTCATCGTGGAGCCCGAGGAGGGCACGCGGACGGACCTGCTGGAGTCCTCGCAGAAGCAGGGGCTGGTGGTGCATGCCCTGTCCTCGCTGGACGGGGCGTACGACGCGCTGGGGTACCAGGACTGCGACGTGCTGGTGGTGGGGCTGAAGTTCGGGATGGACGAGGTGCTGGGGCTGTTGCAGGCGACCCGCGCCTCGCCGGAGCACGCGGGCCTGCCGGTGGTGGTGCTCGGAGACCCGGACGCGGGCACGCGCGAGCGGTTGATGATGGGCGGAGCCTCGGCGGTGCTGCCTCCCACGCAGCCGGACGAGGCGGCGAAGACGATCCGCACCCTGTACGACGATCGCATCCAGCACAACGGCCCGGCCCGGACGGTGCGCGGCAGCCTGGACGAGTTGCCGGCGGCACAGCTGCTCAAGCTGCTGGGAACGGGCAAGAAGTCGGGGCGGCTGTACCTGAAGCAGAACGCGCACGAGGGCTACCTGCACCTGGAGCAGGGAAAGCTCGTGTACGCGACGGTGGCGACCCAGAACGGCGAGCAGGCCATGCAGACGCTGCTGGGCTTCCAGCAAGCGGACTTCCGCTACGACCCGGATTCGCTGCTGCTGGACACGCCGCAGATGGACAAGGACCTGGAAGTGCTCGCCCAGCAGGTGGCGATGCGCAGACCGACCATGTCCATGCCTGCTGTGTGA
- a CDS encoding HEAT repeat domain-containing protein, translating to MTDWRVERDRALLALEREKHPGLRAEAAETLFHIAAEDASRASEMSASFQRLLADKQVIVRRTGVGMATAVLSAEELPGFFATQLADEESLVRLEAAGRLADLGRPDCRGLLARALEDPVFEVRFEAARGMASLKHPAGLEVLVEALDEDLLRFRALGALAELGDERALPAVQRLFRRWMLPAFDKTQAAGVLAKLGDAEGAAWLLKRTQRRRWNWAQDRALAVELCGEVKASGALERLHSIIMDPKDDCRGAAARGLGRLADPKALPWLMALIDEPGVPEDYRLDAAEGLWLLGVPEGRERVRAVLPSLSQEARAELSELIQEMP from the coding sequence GTGACGGACTGGCGGGTCGAACGGGACCGGGCGCTGCTCGCCCTCGAGCGCGAGAAGCACCCGGGTCTGCGGGCCGAGGCGGCGGAGACGCTCTTCCACATCGCCGCCGAGGACGCTTCACGTGCGTCCGAGATGTCCGCGTCGTTCCAGCGGTTGCTCGCCGACAAGCAGGTGATCGTGCGCCGCACGGGCGTGGGCATGGCCACCGCGGTGCTCTCCGCCGAGGAGCTCCCCGGTTTCTTCGCCACGCAGCTCGCCGATGAGGAGAGCCTCGTGCGCCTGGAGGCCGCCGGGCGCCTCGCGGACCTCGGCCGGCCGGATTGCCGGGGGTTGTTGGCGCGGGCCCTGGAGGATCCTGTCTTCGAGGTCCGCTTCGAAGCCGCCCGGGGCATGGCCTCCCTCAAGCACCCCGCGGGGCTGGAAGTCCTCGTGGAGGCGCTCGACGAGGATCTGCTCCGCTTCCGTGCGCTCGGGGCGCTGGCGGAGTTGGGGGATGAGCGTGCGCTGCCGGCCGTGCAGCGGTTGTTCCGCCGCTGGATGTTGCCCGCCTTCGACAAGACGCAGGCGGCGGGAGTGCTCGCGAAGCTGGGGGATGCGGAGGGGGCCGCCTGGCTCCTCAAGCGGACGCAGCGGCGGCGGTGGAACTGGGCGCAGGATCGGGCCCTCGCCGTGGAACTGTGTGGCGAGGTGAAGGCCTCGGGTGCGCTCGAGCGGCTGCACAGCATCATCATGGATCCAAAGGACGACTGCCGGGGAGCGGCGGCACGGGGACTGGGCCGCCTGGCGGACCCGAAGGCCCTGCCGTGGTTGATGGCGTTGATTGACGAGCCCGGAGTTCCCGAGGACTACCGGCTCGATGCCGCCGAGGGCCTGTGGCTGCTCGGTGTTCCCGAGGGCAGGGAGCGCGTCCGGGCGGTGCTGCCCTCGTTGTCGCAGGAAGCCCGTGCCGAGCTCTCCGAGCTCATCCAGGAGATGCCATGA
- a CDS encoding START domain-containing protein has protein sequence MSLLPALSLLVLLTGASEPAWQQVARDDGISVLARTPEGGSVSEVKATTLVDAPAHDVWRVIRDYTNYTKTMPYTEESRVLSSEQEGKITVFYCLVNAPLVDKRDFIIRIRDESDWKEGKGFLKTAWTAATEGAPPERQGVVRVKLNTGYWLLEPREEGKKTFVTYYLYTDPGGSLPKWIADKANKTSVPDVLRAVRKHATAAKK, from the coding sequence ATGTCCCTACTTCCCGCTCTCTCCCTGCTCGTGCTGTTGACTGGTGCGAGTGAACCGGCCTGGCAGCAGGTGGCCCGTGACGACGGTATCTCCGTGCTGGCCCGGACTCCCGAGGGGGGCTCCGTCTCCGAGGTGAAGGCCACCACCCTCGTGGACGCCCCCGCCCACGACGTCTGGCGGGTCATCCGTGACTACACGAACTACACGAAGACCATGCCCTACACGGAGGAGAGCCGGGTGCTGTCCTCGGAGCAGGAGGGGAAGATCACCGTGTTCTATTGCCTGGTGAACGCCCCGCTGGTGGACAAGCGGGACTTCATCATCCGCATCCGGGACGAGTCGGATTGGAAGGAGGGGAAGGGCTTCCTGAAGACGGCCTGGACGGCGGCCACGGAGGGGGCGCCTCCCGAGCGGCAGGGCGTGGTGCGGGTGAAGCTGAACACGGGCTACTGGCTGCTGGAGCCGCGCGAGGAGGGGAAGAAGACGTTCGTCACCTACTACCTCTACACGGATCCGGGCGGCTCGCTGCCCAAGTGGATCGCCGACAAGGCGAACAAGACGTCGGTGCCGGACGTGCTCCGGGCGGTGCGCAAGCACGCCACCGCCGCGAAGAAGTAG
- a CDS encoding class I SAM-dependent rRNA methyltransferase has protein sequence MFNTYLSREAARRLKHGAPWVRREDIVSMEGTPSAGEAVQLRDEDGHVLGLADVDLESSYAVRRLGLPDESAEGIIPRHVRHAFERRARMVDDPRFCRSINDDGDALPGLIVDRYDTHLVVQTLTRAMDARLQEITRALVEVSGAESVLLRNDTARRRQLGLPVQRPHALYGNPPRWSRVLELGARFTVDLTYGPGVGYPYDQRELRRFLARLSQGARVLDPSCHVGGLFVHAGRHGARSVLAFDSDADTADLARENGEANGLLGRLQVERGDALTVLRNIHDTFDLVLLDTPEATSPQTFIEQVRLGLHATRHGGTLLVVGYHPPLPTGGFDDLIAEACEQEGRMGFRFSRLGLPPDHPTLVGFPGTDYLSGIVIEAS, from the coding sequence TTGTTCAACACCTATCTGTCCCGCGAGGCGGCACGAAGGCTGAAGCACGGCGCCCCCTGGGTGCGCCGCGAGGACATCGTCTCCATGGAGGGCACCCCCTCCGCTGGTGAGGCCGTGCAGCTCCGGGACGAGGACGGGCACGTGCTCGGGCTCGCCGACGTGGACCTCGAGTCCTCCTATGCCGTGCGCCGGCTGGGCCTGCCCGATGAGTCCGCCGAGGGCATCATCCCCCGCCACGTCCGCCACGCCTTCGAGCGCCGCGCCCGCATGGTCGACGATCCGCGCTTCTGCCGCTCCATCAACGACGACGGCGACGCCCTCCCCGGCCTTATCGTGGACCGCTACGACACGCACCTCGTCGTCCAGACGCTCACGCGCGCCATGGACGCCCGGCTGCAGGAGATCACCCGCGCCCTCGTGGAGGTCTCCGGCGCCGAGTCCGTGCTGCTGCGCAACGACACCGCCCGGCGCCGCCAGCTCGGCCTGCCCGTGCAACGGCCCCACGCCCTCTACGGCAACCCGCCCCGCTGGAGCCGCGTGCTGGAGCTCGGCGCCCGCTTCACCGTGGACCTCACCTACGGCCCGGGCGTGGGCTACCCGTACGACCAGCGCGAGCTGCGCCGCTTCCTCGCCCGCCTCTCCCAGGGCGCGCGGGTGCTCGACCCGAGCTGCCACGTGGGAGGCCTCTTCGTCCACGCCGGACGCCACGGCGCCCGCTCCGTCCTCGCCTTCGACAGCGACGCGGACACGGCGGACCTCGCCCGCGAGAATGGCGAGGCCAACGGCCTGCTGGGGCGCCTCCAGGTCGAGCGCGGGGACGCCCTCACCGTGCTGCGAAACATCCATGACACCTTCGACCTGGTGCTCCTGGACACCCCGGAGGCCACCTCCCCGCAGACCTTCATCGAGCAGGTGCGCCTGGGCCTGCACGCCACCCGCCACGGCGGCACCCTGCTCGTCGTCGGCTACCACCCGCCCCTGCCCACCGGCGGCTTCGACGACCTGATCGCCGAGGCCTGCGAGCAGGAGGGACGCATGGGCTTCCGCTTCTCCCGGCTCGGCCTGCCCCCGGACCACCCGACCCTCGTGGGCTTCCCCGGCACGGACTACCTGTCGGGCATCGTCATCGAGGCCAGCTGA
- a CDS encoding NRDE family protein, which translates to MCTIVILRHIHPEWPLVLAANRDEFYARPAAGPQVLSLTPRVVGGRDLERQGTWMGLTDGGFFVGLTNQRGSANLTRAPRSRGEVVMRALQAHSVEGVERYLAELDAREYNPFNLLYGDAGVLRVAYARPDSERILQEDVPPGVHVLPNDVLDTPALPKVARARKLAEKAARKPWPEAVQELQTLLADHLLPERVPELLLEEFPPELHERIRQYQALCIHTPEYGTRSSAIVALAPGRVAHYLAADVAPCQGPYQDVTPLLYPR; encoded by the coding sequence ATGTGCACCATCGTCATCCTCCGCCACATCCACCCCGAGTGGCCGCTCGTACTGGCCGCCAACCGCGACGAGTTCTACGCCCGCCCGGCCGCTGGTCCCCAGGTCCTGTCCCTGACTCCCCGGGTCGTCGGAGGCCGCGACCTGGAGCGCCAGGGAACGTGGATGGGACTGACGGACGGGGGCTTTTTCGTGGGCCTGACGAATCAGCGCGGCTCCGCCAACCTGACCCGGGCCCCTCGCTCGCGGGGCGAGGTGGTGATGCGCGCCCTCCAGGCCCACAGCGTGGAGGGAGTCGAGCGCTACCTCGCGGAGCTGGACGCCCGGGAGTACAACCCCTTCAACCTCCTCTATGGGGATGCCGGGGTGCTCCGGGTGGCGTACGCCCGCCCGGACTCCGAGCGGATTCTCCAGGAGGACGTCCCCCCGGGCGTCCACGTGCTGCCCAACGACGTGCTCGACACCCCGGCCCTGCCCAAGGTGGCGAGGGCCCGGAAGCTGGCCGAGAAGGCCGCCCGGAAGCCCTGGCCCGAGGCCGTCCAGGAGCTCCAGACGCTGCTGGCGGACCACCTGCTGCCCGAGCGCGTGCCGGAGCTGCTCCTCGAGGAGTTCCCTCCGGAGCTGCACGAGCGCATCCGCCAGTACCAGGCGCTCTGCATCCATACGCCGGAATATGGGACGCGCTCGTCGGCCATCGTCGCGCTGGCGCCTGGACGGGTGGCCCACTACCTCGCGGCCGACGTGGCCCCGTGCCAGGGGCCCTACCAGGACGTCACGCCCCTGCTCTACCCCAGGTGA